One window from the genome of [Clostridium] celerecrescens 18A encodes:
- a CDS encoding helix-turn-helix domain-containing protein, which produces MLEYKIDVIQKLKEVGINTTKAKESGVFGQATMKKFKDKDTSISLDNLNRLCCILEMQPRDIIKYVETEEDKEKIISKIRDK; this is translated from the coding sequence ATGCTGGAATATAAGATAGATGTAATTCAAAAACTGAAAGAAGTCGGTATTAATACCACAAAAGCTAAAGAAAGTGGTGTTTTTGGTCAGGCCACAATGAAGAAATTTAAAGATAAAGATACAAGTATCTCACTCGACAACCTTAATCGTCTTTGTTGCATTCTGGAAATGCAACCAAGAGACATTATAAAATACGTAGAAACGGAAGAAGATAAAGAAAAAATAATCTCTAAAATCAGGGATAAATAA
- a CDS encoding type II toxin-antitoxin system RelE family toxin, producing the protein MQIEYSRPAVKYINSQDKPTKKRLKEAIEKIPQGDIKKLKGLENEYRLRVGDLRVLFTIEGNMIIIYDILPRGQAYKRI; encoded by the coding sequence ATGCAGATAGAGTACAGTAGGCCGGCCGTAAAGTACATTAATTCACAAGATAAGCCGACAAAGAAACGATTAAAAGAAGCTATTGAAAAAATACCCCAGGGCGATATAAAGAAACTCAAAGGATTAGAAAATGAATATCGCTTAAGGGTTGGTGATTTAAGGGTTTTGTTTACCATTGAAGGAAACATGATAATTATCTATGATATCTTACCCAGAGGGCAGGCATATAAGAGAATATAG